One window of Pseudomonas urmiensis genomic DNA carries:
- the tadA gene encoding tRNA adenosine(34) deaminase TadA — translation MRPQIIDRSRDQEFMRLALQLAAEGAALGEVPVGAVLVQHGQVIGSGFNRPIIDSDPSAHAEMVAIRAAATAASNYRLPGSTLYVTLEPCSMCAGLIVHSRVMRVVYGALEPKAGIVQSQGQFFTQGFLNHRVMFEGGVLAEECGQILSEFFKARRAKV, via the coding sequence ATGCGCCCGCAGATCATCGATCGCAGCCGTGATCAGGAATTCATGCGTCTGGCGCTACAACTGGCTGCCGAGGGCGCGGCGTTGGGTGAGGTGCCGGTGGGCGCAGTGCTGGTGCAGCACGGCCAGGTCATCGGCAGCGGATTCAATCGGCCGATCATCGATAGCGATCCCAGTGCCCATGCCGAGATGGTCGCGATTCGCGCGGCGGCCACGGCGGCCAGCAACTATCGACTGCCTGGCAGCACCCTGTACGTGACCCTGGAACCGTGCAGCATGTGCGCGGGCTTGATCGTACATTCGCGGGTGATGCGGGTGGTGTATGGCGCGCTGGAGCCCAAGGCGGGGATCGTGCAGAGCCAGGGGCAGTTCTTTACCCAGGGCTTTCTCAATCATCGCGTGATGTTCGAGGGTGGGGTGCTGGCCGAGGAGTGCGGGCAGATCTTGAGCGAGTTCTTCAAGGCGCGCCGGGCGAAGGTGTAA
- the mltF gene encoding membrane-bound lytic murein transglycosylase MltF, which translates to MFAHTALRQRCAKWLFATGLFLMLGACVEKPSTLERVKEDGVLRVITRNSPATYFQDRNGETGFEYELVKRFADDLGVKLEIETADNLDQLFDQLGKPSGPVLAAAGLVSSEKRNTQAKFSHPYLEVTPQVIYRNGRSRPTQAKGLVGKKIMVLKGSSHAEQLAALKKQFPTLEYEESDAVEVVDLLRMVDEGQIDLTLVDSNELAMNQVYFPNVRVAFDLGDSRDQRWAVVAGEDNSLLNEVNEFLDKAEKNGTLQRLKDRYYGHVDVLGYVGAYTFAQHLQQRLPKYEKHFKASAKVEEVDWRLLAAIGYQESMWQPEVTSKTGVRGLMMLTQRTAQAMGVSNRLDPKQSITGGAKYFMLVKEQLDDSIKEPDRTWFALAAYNVGSGHLEDARTLAKREKLNPNKWLDVKKMLPRLSQKQWYSKTKYGYARGGEPVHFVANIRRYYDILTWVTQPQLEGQVAEGSLHVPGVNKDKPAEQSPPM; encoded by the coding sequence ATGTTCGCCCACACTGCTTTGCGCCAGCGTTGCGCCAAATGGCTCTTCGCAACCGGACTCTTCCTGATGCTCGGTGCCTGTGTTGAAAAACCCAGCACCCTCGAACGCGTCAAGGAGGACGGCGTGCTGCGCGTGATAACCCGCAACAGCCCGGCCACCTACTTCCAGGACCGCAACGGCGAAACCGGCTTCGAATACGAACTGGTCAAGCGCTTTGCCGATGACCTGGGGGTCAAGCTTGAGATCGAGACTGCCGACAATCTCGACCAGTTGTTCGATCAACTGGGCAAACCCTCAGGCCCAGTGCTGGCTGCCGCTGGCCTGGTCAGCAGCGAAAAACGCAACACCCAGGCGAAGTTCTCCCACCCCTACCTGGAAGTCACCCCACAGGTCATCTACCGCAATGGCCGCTCGCGTCCGACTCAAGCCAAGGGGCTGGTCGGCAAAAAGATCATGGTGCTCAAGGGCAGCAGCCATGCCGAACAGCTGGCGGCGCTGAAAAAGCAGTTCCCTACCCTTGAATATGAAGAGTCCGATGCGGTCGAGGTGGTCGACCTGCTGCGTATGGTCGATGAGGGTCAGATCGACCTGACCCTGGTGGATTCCAACGAGCTGGCGATGAACCAGGTCTATTTCCCCAACGTGCGCGTGGCCTTCGACCTGGGCGACAGCCGCGATCAGCGCTGGGCAGTGGTTGCCGGTGAAGACAACAGCCTGCTCAACGAGGTCAACGAGTTTCTCGACAAGGCCGAGAAGAACGGCACCCTGCAACGCCTGAAAGATCGCTATTACGGCCATGTCGACGTTCTCGGCTATGTCGGCGCCTATACCTTCGCCCAGCATTTGCAGCAACGCCTGCCCAAGTACGAGAAACACTTCAAGGCCTCGGCCAAGGTCGAAGAGGTCGACTGGCGCCTGCTCGCGGCGATTGGCTACCAGGAGTCGATGTGGCAGCCGGAGGTCACCTCCAAGACTGGCGTACGCGGCCTGATGATGCTGACCCAACGCACCGCCCAGGCCATGGGCGTGTCCAACCGCCTGGACCCCAAGCAGAGCATTACCGGTGGCGCCAAGTACTTCATGCTGGTCAAGGAACAGCTCGACGACAGCATCAAGGAGCCGGACCGCACCTGGTTCGCCCTGGCCGCCTACAACGTCGGCAGCGGCCACCTGGAAGATGCGCGCACCCTGGCCAAGCGCGAAAAGCTCAACCCGAACAAGTGGCTGGACGTGAAGAAGATGCTGCCGCGCCTGTCGCAGAAACAGTGGTACAGCAAGACTAAATACGGCTATGCCCGCGGCGGCGAGCCGGTGCACTTCGTGGCCAACATTCGCCGTTACTACGACATCCTGACCTGGGTGACCCAGCCGCAGCTTGAAGGCCAGGTAGCCGAGGGCAGCTTGCATGTGCCTGGGGTCAACAAGGACAAGCCGGCGGAACAGTCGCCGCCGATGTGA
- the purL gene encoding phosphoribosylformylglycinamidine synthase, whose protein sequence is MLILRGAPALSAFRHGKLLEQLSQKVPAVTGLYAEFAHFAEVDGELTADQQQVLARLLKYGPSVPVQEPSGRLFLVVPRLGTISPWASKASDIAHNCGLQNIQRLERGIAYYVAGNLSDADAAVVAAELHDRMTQRVLGRLEEAGDLFSHAQPKPMTSVDILAGGRDALAQANLDLGLALAEDEIDYLVAAFQGLKRNPNDIELMMFAQANSEHCRHKIFNASWDIDGQAQDKSLFGMIKNTYQMHSEGVLSAYKDNASVIVGSVAGRFYPNPETRQYGAVQEPVHILMKVETHNHPTAISPFSGASTGSGGEIRDEGATGRGAKPKAGLTGFTVSNLRIPGFEQPWEKAYGKPERIVNALDIMVEGPLGGAAFNNEFGRPALTGYFRTFEQSINTPHGEEVRGYHKPIMLAGGLGNIREDHVQKGEITVGAKLIVLGGPAMLIGLGGGAASSVATGASSADLDFASVQRENPEMERRCQEVIDRCWQLGEHNPIAFIHDVGAGGISNAFPELVNDGGRGGRFELRNVPNDEPGMAPHEIWSNESQERYVLAVSAGDFERFKAICERERCPFAVVGEATEEPHLTVTDSHFGNTPVDMPLDVLLGKPPRMHRSVTREAELGDDFDPSALELKDSVERVLRHPAVASKSFLITIGDRTITGLVARDQMVGPWQVPVADCAVTATSFDVYTGEAMAMGERTPLALLDAPASGRMAIGETLTNLAASRIEKLSDIKLSANWMSAAGHPGEDARLYDTVKAVGMELCPELGLTIPVGKDSMSMKTKWSEEGAEKSVTSPMSLIVSGFAPVVDIRKTLTPQLRMDKGETDLILIDLGRGKNRMGASILAQTHGKLGAQAPDVDDAEDLKAFFAVIQGLNADGHLLAYHDRSDGGLLTTVLEMAFAGHCGLDLELDTLTSKREKVAAILFNEELGAVIQVRQDATPDVLAQFSAAGLGEDCVAVIGQPINNGEVLIKLAGEELFKGDRRLLQRQWAETSYQIQRLRDNADCADQEFDVLLEEDNPGLSVKLGFDVNQDIAAPYIKKGVRPQVAILREQGVNGQVEMAAAFDRAGFNAIDVHMSDILAGRVDLDTFKGLVACGGFSYGDVLGAGEGWAKSALFNSRARDAFQAFFERTDSFTLGVCNGCQMMSNLHELIPGTEYWPHFVRNRSEQFEARVAMVEVQKSNSIFLQGMAGSHMPIAIAHGEGHAEFASQEALLEADLSGCVALRFVDNHGKVTESYPANPNGSPRGITGLTSRDGRVTIMMPHPERVFRAVQNSWRPDEWQEDAAWMRMFRNARVWVN, encoded by the coding sequence ATGTTGATCCTGCGCGGCGCTCCTGCCCTTTCTGCCTTTCGCCACGGTAAGCTACTCGAGCAACTGAGCCAGAAAGTCCCCGCTGTTACCGGCTTGTATGCCGAATTCGCCCACTTCGCCGAAGTCGACGGTGAGTTGACCGCTGACCAGCAGCAGGTGCTGGCCCGTCTACTCAAGTACGGTCCGAGCGTCCCGGTGCAGGAGCCAAGTGGCCGCCTGTTCCTGGTGGTACCGCGTCTGGGCACGATTTCGCCATGGGCTTCCAAGGCCAGCGACATCGCCCACAACTGCGGCCTGCAGAACATCCAGCGCCTGGAGCGTGGGATCGCCTACTACGTGGCAGGCAACCTGTCTGACGCCGATGCCGCAGTGGTCGCCGCCGAGCTGCACGACCGCATGACCCAGCGCGTGCTGGGCCGTCTGGAAGAGGCGGGCGATCTGTTCAGCCACGCCCAGCCCAAGCCGATGACCTCGGTAGACATCCTCGCCGGCGGGCGTGACGCCCTGGCGCAAGCCAACCTCGACCTGGGCCTGGCCCTGGCCGAAGACGAGATCGACTACCTGGTCGCTGCCTTCCAGGGGCTCAAGCGCAACCCGAACGACATCGAGCTGATGATGTTCGCCCAGGCCAACTCCGAGCACTGCCGGCACAAGATCTTCAACGCCAGCTGGGACATCGACGGCCAGGCGCAGGACAAGAGCCTGTTCGGCATGATCAAGAACACCTACCAGATGCACAGCGAAGGCGTGTTGTCCGCATACAAGGACAACGCCTCGGTGATCGTCGGTTCCGTGGCCGGTCGCTTCTACCCGAATCCTGAGACCCGCCAGTACGGCGCGGTGCAGGAGCCGGTGCACATCCTGATGAAGGTCGAGACGCACAACCACCCGACCGCCATCTCGCCGTTCTCCGGCGCTTCCACCGGTTCCGGTGGCGAAATTCGTGACGAAGGCGCGACCGGTCGCGGTGCCAAGCCCAAGGCTGGCCTGACCGGTTTCACCGTGTCCAACCTGCGCATCCCAGGCTTCGAACAGCCTTGGGAGAAGGCTTACGGCAAGCCAGAACGCATCGTCAACGCCCTCGATATCATGGTCGAAGGCCCGCTGGGCGGCGCTGCCTTCAACAACGAGTTCGGCCGTCCGGCGCTGACCGGTTACTTCCGGACCTTCGAGCAGTCGATCAACACCCCGCACGGCGAAGAAGTCCGCGGCTACCACAAGCCGATCATGCTTGCCGGCGGCCTGGGCAACATCCGTGAAGACCACGTGCAGAAAGGCGAGATCACCGTCGGTGCCAAGCTGATCGTGCTCGGCGGCCCGGCCATGCTGATCGGCCTGGGCGGCGGCGCGGCGTCGTCGGTCGCTACCGGCGCCAGTTCGGCTGACCTGGATTTTGCCTCGGTACAGCGCGAGAACCCGGAAATGGAACGCCGCTGCCAAGAGGTCATCGACCGCTGCTGGCAGCTGGGTGAGCACAACCCGATCGCCTTCATCCATGACGTCGGCGCCGGTGGTATTTCCAACGCCTTCCCTGAGCTGGTCAACGACGGTGGTCGTGGTGGCCGCTTCGAGCTGCGCAACGTGCCCAACGACGAGCCGGGCATGGCCCCGCACGAAATCTGGAGCAACGAATCGCAAGAGCGTTATGTGCTGGCCGTCAGCGCTGGCGACTTCGAGCGCTTCAAGGCGATCTGTGAGCGTGAGCGTTGCCCGTTCGCTGTCGTCGGCGAGGCGACCGAAGAGCCGCACCTGACCGTGACCGACAGCCACTTCGGCAACACCCCGGTAGATATGCCGCTCGATGTGCTGCTGGGCAAGCCGCCACGCATGCACCGCTCGGTCACCCGCGAAGCGGAGCTGGGCGATGATTTCGACCCAAGCGCGCTGGAACTGAAAGATTCGGTCGAGCGCGTCCTGCGTCACCCGGCAGTCGCCAGCAAGAGCTTCCTGATCACCATCGGCGACCGCACCATCACCGGCCTGGTTGCCCGTGACCAGATGGTTGGCCCGTGGCAGGTGCCGGTGGCCGACTGCGCCGTCACCGCCACCAGCTTCGACGTCTACACCGGTGAAGCCATGGCCATGGGCGAGCGTACTCCGCTGGCGCTGCTCGACGCCCCGGCGTCGGGCCGTATGGCGATCGGCGAGACCCTGACCAACCTGGCCGCCTCGCGCATCGAAAAGCTGTCCGACATCAAACTGTCGGCCAACTGGATGTCTGCCGCCGGTCACCCCGGTGAAGACGCCCGCCTGTACGACACCGTCAAGGCTGTCGGCATGGAGCTGTGCCCGGAGCTGGGCCTGACCATTCCGGTCGGCAAGGACTCCATGTCGATGAAGACCAAGTGGAGCGAAGAGGGCGCCGAGAAGAGTGTTACCTCGCCAATGTCGCTGATCGTCAGCGGCTTCGCGCCAGTGGTCGACATCCGCAAGACCCTGACCCCGCAACTGCGCATGGACAAGGGCGAGACCGACCTGATCCTGATCGACCTGGGTCGCGGCAAAAACCGCATGGGCGCTTCGATTCTCGCCCAGACCCACGGCAAGCTTGGCGCCCAGGCACCGGACGTGGACGACGCCGAAGACCTCAAGGCGTTCTTCGCCGTGATCCAGGGCCTGAACGCCGACGGCCACCTGCTGGCTTACCACGACCGCTCCGACGGTGGCCTGCTGACCACCGTGCTGGAAATGGCCTTCGCTGGCCACTGCGGTCTGGACCTGGAGCTGGACACCCTGACCAGCAAGCGCGAGAAAGTCGCGGCCATCCTCTTCAACGAAGAGCTGGGTGCGGTGATCCAGGTACGTCAGGACGCCACCCCAGACGTACTGGCTCAATTCAGCGCGGCTGGCCTGGGTGAAGACTGCGTCGCGGTGATCGGCCAGCCGATCAACAACGGCGAAGTGCTGATCAAGCTGGCCGGGGAAGAGCTGTTCAAGGGCGACCGTCGCCTGCTGCAACGCCAGTGGGCAGAAACCAGCTACCAGATCCAGCGCCTGCGCGACAACGCTGACTGCGCCGACCAGGAATTCGACGTCCTGCTCGAAGAAGACAATCCAGGTCTGAGCGTCAAGCTCGGCTTCGATGTCAACCAGGACATCGCTGCGCCTTACATCAAGAAGGGCGTGCGCCCGCAAGTGGCGATCCTGCGTGAGCAGGGCGTCAACGGCCAGGTGGAAATGGCGGCGGCGTTCGACCGCGCGGGCTTCAATGCCATCGACGTGCACATGAGCGACATCCTCGCCGGTCGGGTCGACCTCGACACCTTCAAAGGCCTGGTGGCCTGCGGTGGCTTCTCCTACGGCGACGTGCTCGGTGCCGGTGAAGGCTGGGCCAAGTCGGCGCTGTTCAACAGCCGCGCCCGCGATGCCTTCCAAGCGTTCTTCGAGCGTACCGACAGCTTCACCCTGGGCGTGTGCAACGGTTGCCAGATGATGTCCAACCTGCACGAGCTGATCCCGGGCACCGAGTACTGGCCGCACTTCGTGCGCAACCGCTCGGAGCAGTTCGAGGCGCGAGTGGCCATGGTCGAGGTGCAGAAGTCCAACTCGATCTTCCTCCAGGGTATGGCCGGTTCGCACATGCCGATCGCCATTGCCCACGGTGAAGGCCATGCCGAGTTCGCCAGCCAGGAAGCACTGCTTGAAGCTGACCTGTCCGGTTGCGTGGCGCTGCGCTTCGTCGACAACCACGGCAAGGTCACCGAGAGCTACCCGGCCAACCCCAACGGCTCGCCACGGGGTATCACCGGTCTCACCAGCCGCGACGGCCGCGTGACCATCATGATGCCTCACCCGGAGCGTGTGTTCCGTGCTGTGCAGAACTCCTGGCGCCCGGACGAGTGGCAGGAAGATGCCGCCTGGATGCGCATGTTCCGCAATGCGCGGGTGTGGGTGAACTAA